The following are encoded in a window of Methanobrevibacter ruminantium M1 genomic DNA:
- a CDS encoding glycosyltransferase family 2 protein, whose protein sequence is MQDPKISVIIPIYNTEDYIEETLLSVINQTIFDEIEVIIVDDESTDNSKYIIEKYALDYSNIQVFHQKNEGQGISRNYGLSKSKGEYIHFLDSDDYLPPTAYETLYNMALKNESDIVIGNVLRFALYNVWEESLYKNAYNDFDEDIAIMSLNERPSILWDTLVTNKLFNREFLIRKNIRFPNKKISFQDIPFSLESYILADSISFSKEIFHYWRLRSNQSSVTQQDKSLKNIKDRLEILRIVQNLLEKYEVEEEIRNYEYSKWLNHDLKFFLKRFNYYPKEYHEELFEEVYGIVKIIPDALIDSLNSYKKVLFTMIRNKDYENFLLFAPLENELYKNPEIPSFLNDEYKSYFDFEKAMEEEELNIELLDFKNDNDNLYIDFDGYLNYLSPNDNYKIIAKLVDENDYENPLLVNHLENKQIAIPFYLLKDKKRAQIKVIYEFESFKKTAYLKNRHRKSIEREKFFIDLDLGKNSYLYLDIREKNIENYIDIIDISFNSKEFTIKAKSKKSIDKISMENIISFEKIAYPIYDLKYEENEDNNLKNEENGEYTFKFKIPYYDILKSAVKKWELNCDEYFNSIKLSETFEFFTETYKIKFVNTRNKILIENEIFNPIKMIYALNHENTDLKLNIKTLKGENSRLNKEIKKTNEKNEILNEENKKLIDKNKTLNKENKKLNKKIEEYKSRKVVKIVDSLKN, encoded by the coding sequence ATGCAAGATCCTAAGATTTCTGTAATTATTCCAATATATAATACAGAAGACTATATCGAAGAGACATTACTGTCTGTAATTAATCAAACAATCTTTGATGAGATAGAGGTCATCATAGTTGACGATGAGTCAACAGACAATTCAAAATACATCATAGAGAAATATGCATTGGACTACAGCAATATTCAAGTTTTCCATCAAAAGAATGAAGGGCAGGGAATATCACGGAATTATGGCCTATCAAAATCCAAAGGAGAATATATCCACTTTTTAGACTCTGATGATTATCTGCCACCAACAGCATATGAAACACTATATAATATGGCCTTAAAGAATGAAAGCGATATTGTCATAGGAAATGTCTTAAGATTTGCATTATACAACGTATGGGAAGAGAGCCTTTATAAAAATGCATATAATGACTTTGATGAAGACATTGCCATCATGAGCTTAAACGAAAGGCCTTCCATATTATGGGATACCCTTGTAACAAATAAGTTATTCAATAGGGAATTCCTGATTAGGAAGAATATAAGATTCCCAAACAAAAAAATATCATTCCAAGACATTCCATTTTCACTGGAAAGTTATATCTTAGCTGATTCAATCTCATTTTCAAAGGAAATCTTCCACTATTGGAGATTGAGATCCAATCAAAGCTCCGTCACACAGCAGGACAAGAGCCTAAAGAACATTAAGGACCGCCTTGAAATCTTAAGAATTGTGCAAAATCTCTTGGAAAAGTACGAAGTTGAAGAGGAGATAAGGAATTATGAGTATTCAAAATGGCTGAATCATGACTTGAAATTCTTTTTGAAAAGGTTCAACTATTATCCTAAGGAATATCATGAAGAATTGTTTGAAGAGGTCTATGGGATAGTTAAAATAATACCAGATGCGCTGATAGACAGCTTGAATTCATATAAGAAGGTTCTTTTCACCATGATAAGAAATAAGGATTATGAGAATTTCCTCCTGTTTGCACCTTTGGAAAATGAGCTATACAAGAATCCTGAAATTCCATCGTTTTTAAATGATGAATATAAGTCCTATTTCGATTTTGAAAAAGCGATGGAAGAGGAGGAATTGAATATAGAATTGCTGGACTTTAAAAATGATAATGATAACTTATACATAGATTTTGATGGCTACCTTAATTACTTATCACCGAATGATAATTACAAGATTATAGCAAAGCTAGTTGATGAGAATGATTATGAAAATCCTCTTTTAGTAAATCATTTGGAAAATAAGCAAATAGCCATTCCATTTTATTTGCTGAAGGATAAGAAGCGTGCCCAAATTAAGGTCATTTATGAATTTGAAAGCTTCAAAAAAACTGCATATCTCAAAAACAGACATAGAAAATCCATTGAAAGAGAAAAGTTCTTTATAGATTTGGATTTAGGTAAAAATTCCTATTTATATTTAGATATACGTGAAAAAAACATAGAAAATTATATTGACATTATTGATATATCATTCAATTCCAAGGAATTTACAATAAAAGCCAAATCAAAAAAGTCGATTGATAAAATATCAATGGAAAATATAATTAGCTTCGAAAAAATAGCATATCCAATATACGATTTAAAATATGAAGAGAATGAAGATAATAATTTAAAAAATGAAGAGAATGGAGAATATACGTTTAAATTTAAAATACCTTATTATGATATTCTCAAATCAGCAGTTAAAAAATGGGAATTGAACTGTGATGAATACTTTAATTCAATAAAGCTATCCGAAACATTTGAATTTTTCACTGAAACCTATAAGATTAAATTTGTAAATACAAGAAATAAGATTTTGATCGAAAATGAAATATTTAATCCAATTAAAATGATTTATGCCTTAAATCACGAAAATACTGATCTTAAATTGAATATCAAGACATTGAAGGGTGAAAACAGTAGATTAAATAAAGAGATTAAAAAGACCAATGAAAAGAATGAGATCCTGAATGAAGAAAATAAAAAGCTTATTGATAAAAACAAGACCTTAAATAAGGAAAATAAAAAATTGAATAAGAAAATAGAGGAATATAAATCCAGGAAAGTGGTTAAAATAGTGGATAGTTTAAAGAATTAA
- a CDS encoding acyltransferase family protein: protein MPLYNIYSWDFIKSSFLGLNWWYGQYWFFWMILGTYLIMPIFNRWIKDCSIREVEYFLAIWLITCIFDNTLLIGFPVTLTYFTGPIGMVVLGYYLRHTDRKIFNSLPYALAFLLIGMIVIMLCSYFLSSPEGMYVFDRYSILLAIEVVGIFTLYKVIDKKELKIFHKENGFFRRASFSIAKYSYGIYLCHEFIMNIFIIIFLKHAPFKVTLLLVFVCTLGTSWALLALLNRVPYLNRIIGAK, encoded by the coding sequence ATTCCTTTATATAATATTTATTCATGGGATTTTATTAAAAGCTCTTTTTTAGGTCTTAATTGGTGGTATGGACAATATTGGTTCTTTTGGATGATATTAGGCACTTATTTAATCATGCCTATTTTCAATAGATGGATTAAGGATTGTTCAATTAGGGAAGTTGAATATTTCTTGGCTATTTGGCTAATTACTTGCATTTTTGACAATACTTTATTGATCGGATTCCCTGTTACCTTGACCTACTTTACAGGACCAATAGGCATGGTGGTATTAGGATATTATTTAAGGCATACGGATAGAAAAATATTCAATAGCCTTCCATATGCATTAGCTTTCTTATTGATTGGAATGATTGTTATAATGCTATGTTCATATTTCCTATCTAGTCCAGAGGGAATGTATGTCTTTGATAGATATTCTATTCTTTTAGCGATTGAAGTAGTTGGAATTTTCACCCTTTATAAGGTCATTGATAAAAAAGAGCTTAAAATCTTCCATAAGGAAAATGGTTTTTTTAGAAGAGCATCTTTCTCAATTGCAAAATATAGCTATGGGATTTATTTATGCCATGAATTTATTATGAATATCTTTATTATAATATTTTTAAAACATGCTCCATTTAAAGTAACCTTGCTTTTAGTCTTTGTTTGCACATTAGGAACATCTTGGGCTCTATTGGCTCTATTAAATAGAGTTCCATATTTAAATAGGATTATCGGTGCTAAATAG
- a CDS encoding acyltransferase family protein → MTIVENKKEPKKKRIVYLDYLRALAIITVILWHLFNRVNWVVIPEYSLIPSLNWFITDFLGTCCRCGVDIFLMLSGALSLGRDWDIKSFLGKRIPRITYPYLFWATLLISIMLVAVYFNPDLLKLFFGISHSFI, encoded by the coding sequence ATGACGATTGTAGAAAATAAAAAAGAACCTAAGAAAAAACGAATTGTGTATTTAGATTATTTGCGTGCATTAGCAATCATAACTGTAATATTATGGCACTTATTCAATAGAGTGAATTGGGTTGTAATTCCAGAATATTCATTAATTCCTTCTTTAAATTGGTTTATAACTGATTTTTTAGGGACTTGCTGCAGATGCGGTGTTGATATATTTTTAATGCTCTCTGGAGCCTTGTCCTTAGGGCGTGATTGGGACATCAAGTCTTTTTTAGGCAAAAGAATTCCAAGAATTACCTATCCGTATCTGTTCTGGGCCACATTATTAATTTCCATAATGTTAGTTGCAGTTTATTTCAATCCCGATTTATTAAAACTTTTTTTCGGCATATCACATTCCTTTATATAA
- the purE gene encoding 5-(carboxyamino)imidazole ribonucleotide mutase, giving the protein MIPKVMIILGSASDKDIAMKSIKILEKLQIPYSLKVASAHRTHDKVKKLVKDATDKGVEVFIGIAGLAAHLPGAIAAYTHRPVIGVPVDGAVGGLDALYACVQMPFPTAVTTVGINRGDNAAILAGEIIASYDEKVGQNISDLRVEYQEKVEAGEKELIESIEGEYFQKDFLEEEKYEKIEFEELDDTPDVMILAGSYSDMEIAKNVAILLERMRINYKLDYISPIRHAKDFESYMSKRNNAKIFIAISGLSALVAGSVVALTEKPVIGVPCSKKLNGQDALLTMANMPPGVPVGTVGIDNGRNAAIVAGEILAISNKEIEENLKWIKYKNADL; this is encoded by the coding sequence ATGATTCCTAAAGTTATGATAATTCTTGGAAGTGCATCTGATAAGGATATAGCAATGAAATCCATAAAGATTTTGGAAAAGCTTCAGATTCCATATAGCTTAAAAGTGGCATCTGCTCATAGAACCCACGATAAGGTTAAAAAGCTTGTTAAAGATGCAACAGATAAAGGCGTAGAAGTATTTATAGGAATAGCCGGACTTGCAGCACACTTGCCTGGCGCTATAGCTGCATATACCCACAGGCCAGTCATTGGAGTTCCTGTTGACGGAGCTGTGGGAGGTCTTGATGCATTGTATGCATGTGTCCAAATGCCGTTTCCTACAGCGGTTACAACTGTTGGAATAAACAGGGGAGACAATGCAGCAATCCTTGCCGGAGAAATCATTGCAAGCTATGACGAAAAGGTTGGTCAAAACATTTCCGATTTAAGGGTTGAATATCAGGAAAAGGTTGAAGCAGGTGAAAAGGAGCTTATCGAAAGCATTGAAGGGGAATACTTCCAAAAAGACTTCTTGGAAGAAGAAAAATACGAAAAGATAGAGTTTGAAGAGCTTGATGACACTCCAGATGTTATGATCCTTGCAGGAAGCTATTCAGATATGGAAATAGCTAAAAATGTAGCGATACTACTTGAAAGAATGCGAATAAATTATAAACTTGATTATATTTCTCCAATAAGACATGCTAAGGATTTTGAATCATATATGAGTAAAAGAAACAATGCTAAAATATTCATTGCAATAAGTGGCCTGTCTGCACTTGTAGCAGGAAGTGTTGTAGCACTTACTGAAAAGCCAGTGATTGGGGTTCCTTGTTCTAAGAAATTAAATGGCCAGGATGCATTGCTGACTATGGCAAACATGCCACCTGGAGTTCCTGTTGGAACCGTTGGAATTGATAATGGTAGGAATGCTGCAATAGTTGCTGGAGAAATCCTTGCAATATCCAATAAGGAGATAGAAGAGAACTTAAAATGGATAAAGTATAAGAATGCTGATTTATAA
- a CDS encoding UbiD family decarboxylase produces MAEELNIIQIDEELDAEYEAAKVLRKYPKDTVMLNNIKGYDIPVVSGICNTREKIAQSLGCQVDEILYKIIDGMNNPTPITKFIDLKDEYDSKRVDLGKIPILTHYKRDGGAYITAGVVFAKDPETGIQNASIHRMLVLEKNKLAIRIVPRNLYTYFQKAKDMGKDLDISIAIGMEPSILLACTTSIPIDADEMEVANRFKNGELELVNCKNGIKVPEADIIFEGKILIDETAPEGPFVDLTDTYDYVREEPVIKLSKMYLKKENPMYHAILPAGFEHKLLQGMPQEPRIFNAVKNTVPTVQNVVLTEGGCCWLHAAVSIKKQTEGDGKNIIMAALAAHPSLKHVVVVDEDVNIFDPQDIEYAIATRVKGDDDIIIVPKARGSSLDPKASEIDGTTTKVGVDATKSILEPHKFERVSFSE; encoded by the coding sequence ATGGCAGAAGAATTAAACATTATTCAAATTGATGAAGAGCTAGATGCTGAATATGAAGCTGCAAAGGTGCTTCGCAAGTATCCAAAGGATACAGTCATGCTAAACAATATAAAAGGATACGACATTCCAGTTGTCTCCGGTATCTGCAATACAAGGGAAAAGATAGCACAGTCCCTTGGATGTCAGGTTGATGAAATATTATACAAGATAATTGATGGAATGAACAATCCAACTCCAATCACCAAATTCATAGACCTTAAGGATGAATACGACAGCAAAAGAGTGGATTTAGGAAAGATCCCAATACTCACCCACTATAAACGTGACGGAGGGGCATACATTACTGCAGGGGTTGTCTTTGCAAAGGACCCTGAAACAGGGATTCAAAACGCTTCAATCCATAGGATGCTTGTTCTGGAAAAGAACAAATTAGCTATTAGAATCGTCCCAAGAAACCTTTACACCTATTTCCAAAAGGCAAAGGATATGGGAAAAGACCTAGATATCTCCATTGCAATTGGAATGGAGCCTTCCATACTTCTTGCATGTACAACTTCAATTCCAATCGATGCAGATGAAATGGAAGTTGCAAACAGGTTCAAGAATGGAGAATTGGAACTTGTAAACTGTAAAAACGGAATAAAGGTTCCAGAAGCAGACATTATCTTTGAAGGTAAGATATTGATTGATGAGACCGCTCCTGAAGGACCATTTGTAGACTTGACTGACACTTATGACTATGTTAGAGAAGAGCCTGTAATCAAATTAAGCAAGATGTATCTTAAAAAGGAAAATCCAATGTATCATGCAATTCTTCCTGCCGGATTCGAGCACAAGCTTCTTCAAGGAATGCCGCAAGAGCCTAGAATATTCAATGCAGTCAAGAACACAGTTCCTACCGTGCAGAATGTAGTGCTTACCGAAGGAGGCTGCTGCTGGTTGCATGCTGCTGTAAGCATCAAGAAGCAAACCGAAGGAGATGGAAAGAACATTATAATGGCTGCACTCGCTGCACATCCATCATTAAAGCATGTTGTTGTAGTTGATGAGGATGTAAATATATTTGACCCACAGGATATTGAATATGCAATAGCTACACGTGTAAAAGGTGATGATGATATAATTATTGTACCTAAGGCAAGAGGTTCTTCCTTAGATCCAAAGGCTTCAGAAATAGATGGAACCACTACAAAAGTAGGTGTAGATGCCACTAAATCAATTTTAGAACCACATAAGTTCGAAAGAGTAAGCTTTAGTGAGTAA
- a CDS encoding NAD(P)H-dependent glycerol-3-phosphate dehydrogenase codes for MDKVGIIGAGSLGTALAQTVANNVDTVYLHLRREELAKTINSTGYNSEYYPNTKLKNNIIATTDMNDLIDCKIIFLSIPSSAFRSTLENLKEVISEDTILVTTAKGIEYPSLKSMGRLIEEYFDENFVALSGPNFASEIVLNLATVSNIASRSSENAIKVKKVLSTPEFKVKIIDDVVGLEICGVIKNINAIANGICEGMNINENARYAVLTKGFEDTGRIIEAFGGKISTASEYCGFGDLVLTSTSSESRNHTLGMLYGQRIIVDEKASGIVFEGKNSIMAIKDICNNTNTNSVVVNFVYDVIVKQIPPKIAFKDLWNNIEE; via the coding sequence ATGGATAAGGTAGGAATTATAGGAGCAGGTAGTCTAGGTACAGCTTTAGCTCAAACAGTGGCTAATAATGTAGATACAGTTTATCTGCACTTAAGAAGAGAAGAATTAGCTAAAACAATAAATTCAACTGGATATAACAGCGAATACTATCCAAACACTAAATTAAAAAACAATATCATAGCCACTACTGACATGAACGACTTGATTGATTGTAAGATAATATTTTTATCAATTCCTTCATCTGCATTCAGATCAACCCTTGAAAACCTAAAAGAGGTCATTTCAGAAGATACAATACTTGTGACAACAGCAAAAGGTATTGAATATCCCTCATTGAAATCAATGGGTCGCTTGATAGAAGAATACTTTGATGAAAACTTCGTAGCCTTGTCAGGCCCTAATTTTGCATCTGAAATTGTCTTGAACCTTGCAACCGTATCAAACATTGCTTCAAGAAGCAGTGAAAATGCCATAAAGGTCAAGAAAGTCCTATCCACACCAGAATTCAAGGTAAAAATCATTGATGATGTTGTAGGCCTTGAGATATGTGGAGTCATCAAGAATATCAATGCAATAGCAAACGGTATCTGTGAAGGAATGAACATAAATGAAAACGCAAGATATGCCGTCTTGACAAAGGGCTTTGAAGATACTGGTAGGATTATAGAAGCATTTGGTGGAAAAATATCCACAGCAAGCGAATACTGTGGATTCGGAGACCTTGTGCTAACCTCAACTTCAAGTGAAAGCAGAAACCACACCCTTGGAATGCTCTATGGCCAAAGAATCATCGTAGATGAAAAGGCAAGCGGTATAGTATTTGAGGGTAAAAACTCAATCATGGCCATAAAGGACATCTGTAATAATACCAATACTAACAGTGTGGTTGTAAACTTTGTATATGATGTAATTGTTAAACAGATTCCGCCTAAAATAGCTTTTAAAGACCTATGGAACAATATTGAGGAGTGA
- a CDS encoding phosphocholine cytidylyltransferase family protein encodes MIGVILAAGMGTRLMPLTKDIPKALLKINETTLLERMIKNCINADISKFIVVVGYNKDKVIDLCPEIAEKYDIEIKTIENEKYDVTNTSVSTYLASKFIEENDLDDFILVNGDNVVDPEIITRLAVSQNTGMIIDNFKELNEESFKLIIDDESFNEDKTIANGKINSIGKGLDIPSSTGEFIGVSKVVSDDVAQFNRILEKLIEEDPQNYYDFAYKDLSLIKTIDFVLTNGLKMDRNR; translated from the coding sequence ATGATCGGTGTAATATTAGCAGCAGGAATGGGCACAAGACTTATGCCCCTTACTAAAGACATCCCAAAGGCATTGCTTAAAATCAATGAAACTACCTTGCTTGAACGTATGATTAAAAACTGCATAAATGCAGACATAAGCAAGTTTATAGTGGTCGTTGGCTATAACAAGGATAAGGTAATCGACTTATGCCCCGAAATAGCTGAAAAATATGATATAGAAATCAAGACCATTGAAAACGAAAAATACGATGTTACAAATACCTCTGTATCAACCTATCTTGCAAGCAAATTCATTGAAGAAAACGACCTTGACGACTTTATTCTAGTAAACGGAGACAATGTAGTAGACCCTGAAATCATTACAAGGCTCGCAGTTTCACAAAATACAGGCATGATAATAGATAACTTCAAGGAGCTTAACGAGGAATCATTCAAGCTTATCATTGATGATGAATCCTTTAATGAAGACAAGACAATAGCTAACGGCAAAATAAACTCCATAGGAAAAGGATTAGACATTCCATCCTCTACAGGAGAGTTCATTGGAGTTTCTAAAGTCGTATCAGATGACGTAGCCCAATTCAATAGGATTTTAGAAAAATTAATTGAAGAGGACCCTCAAAACTATTATGACTTTGCTTATAAGGACTTAAGTCTTATCAAGACCATTGACTTTGTATTGACAAACGGATTAAAAATGGACCGAAATAGATGA
- a CDS encoding CDP-glycerol glycerophosphotransferase family protein → MAEEKRSFKKLIKDILYISAKRSARALYYIGSYIIPANEKIILFESSNGRNYTGNPKYIYEEIVSQGLDKEYKCVWSFMHPDKKIPGNAIQAKRSFFKFLYYTLRSGTWIFDSRHLYYLKKNKKTKYIQTWHGTPLKKLALDMDYIDMSGNQDIEAYHEEFRKNTSAWQYLISQNEYSSNIFRRAFDFKGEMLEIGYPRNDILVNKDNEKDIDEIKTRLNIPKDKKIILYAPTWRDNQFYTKGQYKFATEMDFDRLYEEFSDDYALIIKFHYLVKENMDWSKYNDFIIECDADWDIQELYLISDMMITDYSSVMFDYSILKRPMIFFAYDLDDYKNNLRDFYFDMVEDVPGPICQTNEELVDFIKNYSENAYKNTFGEKYEKWNDKFNQFDDGKASQKIINLIKER, encoded by the coding sequence ATGGCAGAAGAGAAAAGAAGCTTTAAAAAACTAATCAAAGACATATTATACATCTCAGCAAAGCGCAGCGCTAGAGCACTATATTATATTGGCTCATACATTATCCCTGCAAATGAAAAAATAATTCTATTTGAATCAAGCAATGGGCGAAACTACACAGGAAATCCAAAATATATCTATGAAGAAATCGTCAGCCAAGGCCTTGACAAGGAGTACAAATGCGTCTGGTCCTTCATGCATCCGGATAAGAAAATCCCAGGAAATGCCATACAGGCTAAAAGATCCTTTTTTAAATTCCTATATTACACATTGCGTAGCGGAACATGGATATTTGACTCCAGACATTTATATTACTTAAAGAAGAACAAGAAAACCAAATACATCCAAACATGGCATGGAACTCCCCTTAAAAAGCTTGCATTAGACATGGATTACATTGACATGAGTGGAAATCAGGATATTGAAGCATACCACGAGGAGTTTAGAAAAAACACATCCGCTTGGCAATATCTCATATCACAAAACGAATACTCATCAAATATATTCAGAAGGGCTTTTGACTTTAAAGGAGAGATGCTTGAGATAGGATATCCTAGAAATGACATTCTTGTAAACAAAGACAACGAAAAAGACATTGATGAGATAAAAACCAGGCTTAATATTCCAAAGGACAAGAAAATCATTCTATATGCTCCAACTTGGAGAGACAATCAGTTCTATACCAAAGGCCAATATAAGTTTGCAACAGAAATGGACTTCGATAGGCTATATGAAGAATTTTCCGATGATTATGCCTTAATTATAAAATTCCATTATTTGGTCAAGGAGAATATGGATTGGTCCAAGTACAATGATTTCATTATAGAATGCGATGCAGATTGGGACATTCAAGAGCTTTATCTAATTTCAGACATGATGATAACTGATTATTCCTCTGTAATGTTTGATTATTCCATATTAAAAAGACCTATGATCTTCTTTGCATATGATCTAGATGATTATAAAAACAATCTTAGGGACTTTTATTTTGACATGGTGGAAGATGTTCCAGGCCCTATATGCCAAACTAATGAAGAATTGGTTGATTTTATTAAAAATTACAGCGAAAATGCTTATAAAAACACGTTTGGAGAAAAATACGAAAAGTGGAATGATAAGTTCAATCAATTTGATGATGGAAAGGCGTCTCAAAAGATTATAAATCTGATAAAAGAAAGATAA
- the amrS gene encoding AmmeMemoRadiSam system radical SAM enzyme translates to MKESSFYIKLYEENNSTDHISNSNKSVQCNLCARECKIKNNNTGFCKSQKNIDGKLFALNYQRIASYHIDPIEKKPLYHFLPGSSTYSIGGFGCNFSCLNCQNYMLSMNSYNENNSIKILPERIVKNALDNDCLSISWTYNEPTLYFEFAEETSRLAHSQGLKNVFISNGYMGEEVLKETVSFIDGFNIDLKFFDDELYRKICGGRLDIVLDNLRTIYESKKKYNNHLEITTLLINDLNTEKEHIRAISRFVLDELGPEVPLHFSRFFPMYKMTDKAPTDIDYLIRAREIAISEGLEYVYLGNMPADNNTYCPECGELLIERNRYCNRDKNRIKDGCCVNCGHELNFVFD, encoded by the coding sequence ATGAAGGAATCTAGCTTTTACATCAAACTATATGAAGAGAACAATTCCACCGACCATATCTCTAACTCAAATAAGTCAGTACAATGCAATCTATGTGCTAGAGAATGTAAAATAAAAAATAATAATACAGGGTTCTGTAAAAGTCAAAAAAACATAGATGGCAAACTATTTGCACTTAACTACCAAAGAATTGCCTCATACCATATAGATCCAATTGAAAAGAAGCCTCTATACCACTTCCTTCCAGGCTCATCCACTTACTCCATAGGCGGTTTTGGCTGTAATTTCTCATGTTTGAACTGTCAGAACTATATGCTTTCAATGAATTCTTATAATGAAAACAACTCAATTAAGATACTGCCAGAAAGGATTGTTAAAAATGCACTTGACAATGATTGCCTATCAATATCTTGGACCTATAATGAACCTACACTATACTTTGAATTTGCTGAGGAAACTTCTAGACTTGCACATAGTCAAGGCCTTAAGAATGTCTTCATCAGCAATGGTTATATGGGTGAAGAAGTCTTGAAAGAAACAGTAAGTTTTATTGACGGATTCAACATAGACTTGAAGTTTTTTGACGATGAGCTCTATAGAAAGATTTGCGGTGGCAGACTAGACATTGTCCTTGACAATCTAAGGACTATTTATGAGTCTAAGAAAAAGTACAATAATCATTTGGAGATAACTACTCTTCTAATTAATGATTTGAATACGGAGAAGGAGCATATTAGAGCAATTAGCAGATTTGTTTTAGATGAGTTAGGTCCTGAAGTTCCTCTTCACTTTTCAAGGTTCTTTCCGATGTATAAAATGACTGATAAGGCTCCAACTGATATTGATTATCTTATTAGGGCAAGAGAAATAGCTATCTCTGAAGGATTGGAGTATGTATATTTAGGAAATATGCCTGCTGATAACAATACTTATTGCCCGGAGTGTGGTGAGCTATTGATAGAGAGAAATAGGTATTGCAATAGGGATAAAAATAGAATAAAGGATGGATGTTGTGTTAATTGTGGACATGAATTGAATTTTGTCTTTGATTAG
- the thiL gene encoding thiamine-phosphate kinase, protein MKSTLKVSDIGEKQLIERIIEKSKLCSLKNPFDLDDFNSNYPSSNFKTSIGDDSALLNQNLNTNHYLVASSDMLIQSSHFPREMTYYQMGYKSVIVNVSDLASMGAKNIGFLLNIAIPKDTSLDNFDDLICGIIRACDNYNIPLVGGDTNEASEIILSGTAIGQVEKGKALMKHGFKEGDLVSISDHLGYAALGFELLKIKEENIDKYNDIIFQINKIDPTVKDLALFKALKPEAKYEEGRILASHNSQENRISATDITDGLASEFYEILNADKKYYLFNKDTESHNPNDSNDSNDLNNQQNNQNNTNNQDVIDEYDDSNYSKGIRIYEDKLPVDDEFKQIADVLGIDYLDLFLHIGEDFELLFTINKELKSQLENDMNFYVIGEITNNNTVEIVLSNGDIKNISSKGYEHLK, encoded by the coding sequence ATGAAAAGCACTCTTAAAGTCTCTGATATTGGTGAAAAACAACTAATAGAAAGAATCATAGAAAAATCAAAATTATGTTCCCTAAAAAATCCATTTGATTTAGATGATTTCAATTCTAATTACCCGAGTTCTAATTTTAAAACATCAATTGGAGACGATTCTGCACTCTTAAACCAAAATCTAAATACTAATCACTATTTAGTGGCATCATCTGATATGCTTATCCAATCAAGCCATTTTCCAAGAGAAATGACTTATTACCAGATGGGATATAAGTCAGTCATAGTCAATGTAAGCGACTTGGCAAGCATGGGGGCTAAAAATATAGGATTCCTTTTAAACATAGCTATCCCTAAAGACACATCACTTGACAATTTTGACGATCTCATTTGCGGCATTATTCGTGCATGCGACAATTATAATATTCCGCTTGTCGGCGGAGATACAAATGAAGCGAGTGAGATAATCTTATCTGGAACAGCAATCGGACAGGTAGAAAAAGGCAAGGCCCTTATGAAGCACGGATTTAAGGAAGGAGACTTGGTCTCGATAAGTGACCATCTTGGCTATGCCGCTTTAGGCTTTGAGCTTTTAAAAATCAAGGAAGAGAATATTGACAAATACAATGATATAATTTTCCAAATTAATAAAATTGACCCAACAGTTAAGGATTTGGCTCTTTTTAAGGCATTAAAGCCAGAAGCCAAATATGAAGAAGGCCGTATTTTAGCAAGCCATAATAGTCAAGAAAACAGAATATCTGCAACAGACATTACAGACGGCCTTGCAAGTGAATTCTATGAGATTTTAAATGCCGATAAAAAGTATTATCTATTCAATAAAGATACTGAATCCCATAATCCGAATGATTCGAATGATTCGAATGATCTGAATAATCAGCAGAATAATCAGAATAACACAAATAATCAAGATGTGATTGATGAATATGATGATAGCAATTATTCAAAAGGCATAAGAATTTATGAAGACAAGCTTCCAGTGGACGATGAATTTAAGCAAATAGCAGATGTTTTAGGTATTGATTACCTTGATTTATTTTTACATATAGGGGAAGACTTTGAACTCCTATTTACAATCAATAAAGAACTAAAGAGCCAATTAGAAAATGATATGAATTTTTATGTAATCGGTGAAATTACAAACAATAATACAGTTGAAATAGTACTCTCTAATGGAGATATAAAAAATATAAGTTCAAAAGGATACGAGCATCTTAAATAA